DNA sequence from the Bradyrhizobium diazoefficiens genome:
GGATTGGCCGCCCGCTGACAGGATCATGCACCAGCGCCTTGCCTTCGGCGACCTTGGCCAGAATCGAGAACGAGCCGTCCTTGTTTTCGGCAATTGCCGGCAGGACAGCCTTTTCGAGTTGTGGCCAATTCTTTGCGACAACACGCGCCTTGAGCCCAACCTCCTTCGCGCAGCGCAAAATCCCCGTCACGCCGCAAGCGGCGCCACCCAATCGATGGCGAAGCTGATCGGCATCGGCAGCGATGCCCAAAAAACGCAACAGCAGAACAAGGCACGCAAGCCCCGAATCCACATCTCCAACCGAGGCAGGCAACATTCTCGACGGAACCAGCAACAAACGTTAAAATTGTGTCAACACTCTGGAACAATTTCTATGGCCGGCGCATGACAACAGCCAGAATGTTCCATCACAGCAAATCGTCTTTCTCGTCCGCCATCGGACTAACGCGAATGCAAACCGACGTTGACGCGCTGTGGGACCGGCCCGACAACTCTTCACAGAACTCGTGCTGTTACCCGCGCCGTGGAGATCGAACATTTCCTTCCGCTGCCGATATGCCGGCGCCGTTGTCGATGTCCGCTCGAATGAGCGCATTCCAGCCCGTCCTCATCCGCCCCAGACAAAACGAGACCATTGACGCAAGCAGCAAATATTTTGGCGCACTACAGCGCCCATTTGGCGGT
Encoded proteins:
- a CDS encoding cysteine peptidase family C39 domain-containing protein; the encoded protein is MLPASVGDVDSGLACLVLLLRFLGIAADADQLRHRLGGAACGVTGILRCAKEVGLKARVVAKNWPQLEKAVLPAIAENKDGSFSILAKVAEGKALVHDPVSGRPILTTREEFEATWSGRLVLMTRRASLGELVSKFDVSWFLQAMHKHRGLLTEVFVASFCLQIYALITPLFFA